A stretch of Sphingomonas sp. JUb134 DNA encodes these proteins:
- the rplA gene encoding 50S ribosomal protein L1 produces the protein MAKLTKKQKTWTIDSEKLHGVDEAIALVKSNATSKFDETVEVALNLGVDPRHADQMVRGVVTLPKGTGKTVRVGVFARGAKADEATAAGADVVGAEDLMEAIQGGKIDFDRCIATPDMMGLVGRLGKVLGPKGLMPNPKLGTVTMNVAAAVEAAKGGQVEYRVEKAGIIHSGIGKASFSAEDLRENFDALVDAVVKAKPSGAKGKYLKKVALSSSMGPGVRVDVAEVATA, from the coding sequence ATGGCCAAGCTGACCAAGAAGCAGAAGACCTGGACGATCGACAGCGAGAAGCTGCACGGCGTTGACGAAGCGATCGCGCTGGTGAAGTCCAACGCGACCTCCAAGTTCGACGAGACCGTCGAAGTCGCGCTGAACCTGGGCGTCGATCCGCGCCACGCCGACCAGATGGTCCGCGGCGTCGTGACCCTGCCCAAGGGCACCGGCAAGACGGTGCGCGTGGGCGTGTTCGCCCGCGGCGCCAAGGCTGACGAAGCCACGGCAGCCGGTGCGGACGTCGTCGGCGCCGAGGACCTGATGGAAGCGATCCAGGGCGGCAAGATCGACTTCGATCGCTGCATCGCCACCCCGGACATGATGGGCCTGGTCGGCCGCCTCGGTAAGGTGCTGGGTCCCAAGGGCCTGATGCCGAACCCGAAGCTCGGCACCGTGACCATGAACGTCGCAGCCGCCGTGGAAGCCGCCAAGGGCGGTCAGGTCGAGTATCGCGTCGAGAAGGCCGGCATCATCCATTCCGGCATCGGCAAGGCGAGCTTCTCGGCCGAGGACCTGCGCGAGAACTTCGACGCGCTGGTCGATGCGGTCGTCAAGGCTAAGCCGTCGGGCGCCAAGGGCAAGTACCTCAAGAAGGTCGCGCTCTCGTCGTCGATGGGCCCGGGCGTGCGGGTGGACGTGGCGGAAGTCGCCACCGCCTGA
- a CDS encoding DUF6481 family protein, whose protein sequence is MAGYKTPNFSERAAASRAAKQTALEKLRNKPAADPATIAAREATQAARKAAAAERRAERLKAAEAERAAKLAEAEAARAAQAPAAPKPQKTAEELKAARDARYAARKARKR, encoded by the coding sequence ATGGCAGGGTACAAGACTCCCAATTTCTCCGAACGTGCAGCCGCATCGCGTGCCGCCAAGCAGACGGCGCTCGAAAAGCTCCGCAACAAGCCCGCCGCGGATCCGGCGACCATCGCGGCGCGCGAGGCGACCCAGGCAGCCCGCAAGGCTGCCGCGGCCGAGCGTCGTGCCGAGCGCCTGAAGGCCGCCGAGGCCGAGAGGGCAGCCAAGCTGGCCGAGGCGGAGGCAGCCCGTGCCGCCCAGGCACCTGCTGCGCCCAAGCCCCAGAAGACGGCGGAAGAGCTGAAAGCCGCTCGCGACGCCCGCTACGCTGCGCGCAAAGCCCGCAAACGGTGA
- the rplK gene encoding 50S ribosomal protein L11: MAKKITGYIKLQVAAGAANPSPPIGPALGQRGVNIMEFCKAFNAQTGDVEKGTPLPTVITVYADRSFSFETKTPPATYLLKKAANLKSGSKEPGKVTAGSIKRSQVADIATAKMKDLNANDIEAATKIIEGSARAMGLEVVEG, translated from the coding sequence ATGGCAAAGAAGATCACCGGCTATATCAAGCTGCAGGTTGCAGCTGGTGCCGCCAACCCGTCGCCGCCGATCGGCCCGGCGCTGGGTCAGCGCGGCGTGAACATCATGGAATTCTGCAAGGCGTTCAACGCGCAGACCGGCGACGTAGAGAAGGGTACCCCCCTCCCCACCGTCATCACCGTCTATGCCGACCGCTCCTTCTCGTTCGAGACTAAAACGCCGCCGGCGACCTACCTTCTCAAGAAGGCAGCGAACCTGAAGTCGGGCTCCAAGGAGCCGGGCAAGGTGACCGCGGGTTCGATCAAGCGTTCGCAGGTGGCCGACATCGCCACCGCGAAGATGAAGGACCTGAACGCCAACGACATCGAGGCAGCGACCAAGATCATCGAAGGCTCCGCCCGCGCGATGGGCCTCGAAGTGGTGGAGGGCTGA
- a CDS encoding spermidine synthase: protein MTPRELIGVAEVPGGPPLRLVRRGSDFMILLERNELMSSRMRGSEVALGTMTCDRLGTRPAPRLLIGGYGMGFTLRAVLGLVGPEAQVTVAELVPGIIEWARGPMAELAQGCLDDPRVTIRIGDVGSAIGEAAAGPERYDAILLDVDNGPDGLTRQENDGLYTARGLARARAALRPGGILAVWSAAPDPAFARRLAQAGFAVDEVRVRARENGKGPMHVIWFARV, encoded by the coding sequence GTGACTCCGCGCGAGCTGATCGGAGTCGCCGAGGTCCCGGGAGGGCCGCCGCTGCGGCTAGTCCGCCGCGGCAGCGACTTCATGATCCTGCTCGAACGCAATGAGTTGATGAGCAGCCGCATGCGCGGATCCGAGGTGGCGCTGGGCACGATGACCTGCGATCGACTCGGGACGCGCCCGGCACCGCGGCTGCTGATCGGCGGCTATGGCATGGGCTTCACGCTGCGTGCAGTGCTCGGCCTGGTGGGTCCCGAGGCCCAAGTGACCGTTGCCGAACTGGTGCCCGGCATCATCGAATGGGCGCGCGGCCCGATGGCGGAACTCGCCCAGGGATGTCTGGACGATCCGCGCGTCACCATCCGGATAGGCGACGTAGGCTCGGCAATCGGCGAGGCTGCAGCAGGCCCCGAGCGCTATGACGCGATCCTGCTGGACGTCGACAATGGTCCGGACGGTCTTACCCGGCAAGAGAATGACGGCCTGTACACGGCGCGCGGGCTGGCGCGGGCGCGGGCAGCGCTACGACCGGGCGGCATCCTCGCCGTGTGGTCGGCCGCGCCCGATCCGGCATTCGCACGGCGACTTGCCCAGGCGGGCTTTGCCGTCGACGAGGTCCGCGTCCGCGCCCGGGAGAATGGCAAGGGACCGATGCACGTCATCTGGTTCGCACGGGTCTGA